From Diaminobutyricibacter sp. McL0608, one genomic window encodes:
- a CDS encoding ROK family transcriptional regulator — MAEDHGKATQAAVRERNLTSALQLVLSGNGSATRASIARRTGLTSATVSSLLNGLISEGLVIEGQRAESTGGKRATTLQIDAVRHVLLSVIVQPGLVRGAVVNLLGEDVSTVSQRPHTAGEISDVQAVVRKLVASTRARVVAIGVQVPGIADGPLIRESVQLKWTDVNLGDALAGIVDAPVYLINDADAEALADYSNSDQFGANQMFVSLSTGVGAAFIVDGTLLRGAAHRAGEIGHVPVLFGPDAPACACGNRGCLEEVVSVTSLLGLSHGADLESVDLGALAEQPESRERIAFGARVLARALLLVGAALDVPNVVLGGASPRLGDEFISHVRAEAARHTVRAAMPLSFRYAKTTAAQPFRGAAQHALHSALGISWAL, encoded by the coding sequence GTGGCAGAGGATCACGGCAAGGCGACACAGGCCGCCGTTCGTGAGCGCAATCTCACGAGTGCGCTGCAGCTCGTGTTGTCCGGCAACGGCTCGGCGACCCGGGCGAGCATCGCACGTCGCACCGGACTGACGTCGGCCACCGTGTCATCCCTGCTCAACGGCCTGATCTCCGAGGGCCTCGTCATCGAAGGACAGCGAGCGGAGAGCACCGGCGGCAAACGGGCGACGACGCTCCAGATCGACGCTGTCCGGCATGTCCTCCTCTCTGTCATCGTCCAGCCGGGACTGGTTCGCGGTGCGGTCGTCAATCTCCTCGGCGAGGACGTGTCCACCGTCTCGCAGCGCCCGCATACCGCCGGCGAGATCTCGGATGTCCAGGCCGTCGTCCGAAAACTCGTCGCGTCGACGCGCGCCCGTGTGGTCGCGATCGGCGTGCAGGTCCCCGGGATCGCCGACGGGCCGCTGATCCGCGAGAGCGTGCAGTTGAAGTGGACGGATGTCAATCTCGGCGATGCGCTCGCCGGAATCGTCGATGCACCGGTGTATCTCATCAACGACGCCGATGCCGAGGCGCTGGCCGACTACTCGAATTCCGACCAGTTCGGCGCCAACCAGATGTTCGTCTCACTGAGCACCGGCGTAGGCGCCGCGTTCATCGTCGACGGCACCCTTCTGCGCGGTGCCGCACACCGGGCGGGCGAGATCGGACACGTCCCCGTGCTCTTCGGTCCGGATGCGCCGGCCTGCGCCTGCGGAAACCGCGGCTGCCTCGAAGAGGTGGTCTCCGTGACATCGCTGCTCGGCCTGTCCCACGGCGCCGACCTGGAATCGGTCGATCTGGGCGCCCTCGCCGAGCAGCCGGAATCACGCGAGCGAATCGCGTTCGGCGCCAGGGTGCTGGCGCGCGCGCTGCTCCTCGTCGGCGCCGCTCTCGACGTCCCCAACGTGGTGCTGGGCGGCGCATCCCCCCGCCTGGGCGACGAATTCATCAGTCACGTCCGCGCGGAGGCCGCCCGCCACACCGTGCGCGCCGCAATGCCTCTCAGCTTCCGCTACGCGAAGACCACAGCCGCCCAACCGTTCCGGGGTGCCGCGCAGCACGCGCTGCACAGCGCGCTCGGCATCTCATGGGCGTTGTGA